Proteins encoded within one genomic window of Formosa agariphila KMM 3901:
- a CDS encoding phage protein Gp36 family protein, which produces MIYITQDDLKTESFERFITESTSDFPTVIDKAEEKSIGIAKTLLKGRYDVVLIFDETTPVRDEFLVEIITKLTTCKIFGRNAARKLPTDLKDDYDWAMKQLEKINAGRLVLDLPLITSSSGAPTSDTIWGNNTNKNFYI; this is translated from the coding sequence ATGATTTATATTACTCAAGACGATTTAAAAACCGAGAGTTTCGAGCGGTTTATTACCGAAAGCACAAGCGACTTTCCTACGGTAATAGACAAAGCCGAAGAGAAAAGCATTGGCATTGCCAAAACTCTTTTAAAAGGGCGTTATGATGTGGTTCTTATTTTCGATGAAACAACTCCTGTACGTGATGAATTTTTAGTTGAAATTATTACAAAACTTACCACTTGTAAAATATTTGGACGTAATGCAGCTAGAAAACTACCTACCGACCTAAAAGACGATTACGATTGGGCAATGAAACAACTCGAGAAAATAAACGCAGGACGTTTGGTGTTAGATCTTCCATTAATAACCTCCAGTTCTGGGGCTCCAACCAGCGACACCATTTGGGGCAATAACACCAACAAAAACTTTTACATCTAA
- a CDS encoding phage portal protein family protein, protein MKIPPFLYNPIAKYVLRNTDERVLRVVAETKSGNKRISDLTTKESISMQAQTLEQWKMALLLASDPEEPSRAELDKLYKNLRLDNHLVSQFENRTEPVQGSDFKFVDANGKENEDAKSLFEAQWFIEFVGICMSSKWEGTKVIELYDLDDNMFLKDVVEIPLSHIVPSKGLILKEAGGTEGWNYKEGVYADMYIQVGKDNFLGMLAQLAPIVLAKKLGVGSWLDYIEKYGVPSIFAITDREDQERLDQLYEALLNFKSNNFMVGRGQEKFEIGKDTGTDAYNTFDRLIERANSEMSKRIVGATGTSDEKSHVGAAQVHADILGTKHKLDKFFIKVIINNQLIPRLVKLSPAYASLAHLKFEWDDTESLTLKELLQAIKDLSSFYEFDIKELENRTGLPITGIKQTSTEPPTVPVPDPEPEPEPTTKKKSLK, encoded by the coding sequence ATGAAAATACCACCTTTTTTATACAACCCCATTGCTAAGTATGTATTACGTAATACAGACGAACGTGTGTTACGTGTTGTAGCCGAAACAAAATCGGGTAACAAACGTATATCAGATCTAACAACAAAAGAATCTATTAGTATGCAGGCTCAAACCCTCGAACAATGGAAAATGGCATTGTTGTTAGCTAGTGATCCTGAAGAACCAAGTCGTGCAGAATTAGACAAACTGTATAAAAATTTACGTTTAGACAATCATTTGGTGTCTCAGTTTGAAAATCGTACAGAACCAGTACAAGGCTCAGATTTTAAATTTGTAGATGCAAACGGTAAAGAAAACGAAGATGCTAAATCCCTATTTGAGGCGCAATGGTTTATCGAGTTTGTTGGTATTTGTATGAGTTCTAAATGGGAAGGCACTAAAGTAATAGAACTTTACGATCTGGACGACAATATGTTTTTAAAAGACGTGGTAGAAATACCATTAAGTCACATTGTACCTAGTAAAGGTTTAATTTTAAAAGAGGCAGGAGGCACAGAAGGTTGGAACTATAAAGAAGGTGTTTATGCAGATATGTATATTCAAGTAGGCAAAGATAATTTCTTAGGGATGTTAGCCCAACTAGCTCCAATTGTGCTTGCTAAAAAACTGGGGGTTGGGAGTTGGTTAGATTATATAGAAAAATATGGTGTGCCTTCCATTTTCGCGATTACCGATCGTGAAGACCAGGAACGTTTAGACCAATTGTATGAAGCTTTATTAAATTTCAAGTCCAACAACTTTATGGTTGGGCGAGGACAAGAGAAATTCGAGATTGGTAAAGACACAGGAACAGACGCCTATAATACTTTCGATAGACTTATTGAGCGTGCAAATAGTGAAATGAGCAAACGTATTGTTGGTGCTACAGGTACGAGCGACGAAAAGAGTCACGTAGGAGCAGCACAAGTACATGCCGATATTTTAGGCACCAAGCATAAGCTAGACAAGTTCTTTATAAAAGTTATAATTAACAATCAACTTATACCAAGACTGGTTAAGTTATCGCCTGCTTATGCATCTTTAGCTCATTTAAAATTTGAATGGGACGACACCGAAAGTTTAACCTTAAAAGAACTTTTACAAGCCATTAAAGATTTAAGTAGTTTTTACGAATTCGATATTAAAGAACTAGAAAACCGTACAGGGCTACCAATTACTGGCATTAAACAAACTTCAACTGAACCTCCTACAGTTCCAGTTCCAGACCCAGAGCCAGAGCCAGAACCAACGACTAAAAAAAAAAGCCTAAAGTAA
- a CDS encoding phage minor head protein: MAKELHTGKLKPSDLDQELVQKTYDTLNGGVAEGYGARYHQYSEQNSATVQRLQQNLYQFSAAKTYQQLAEYNSFLTDENGKERSFNDFKKLVLDKHPKYNKNYLQAEYQTAKASGQMAAKWQGFQRNKTRYPYLKYKTVGDEHVRDDHAGLDGFIAHIDDPIWDRIYPPNDWRCRCYVVQTNQAPEDDAVPDLKFMKPAFSVNVGKTGVVFNDQAHPYFIIPKKDEKRMQVAFESMKLRLAYGKAKYTSPTGSKIFVHPFADPVDLYDNYSNAVLISNTLKLNVKLRPHIDGAVLLNTKNPEYLINNKTGERKAPEGLNFRNVLRKAVKQGSEVVVIDLVDNPNPYKNVKAVLTQQLSRQDRFPSIKEIILISKDRKTIESIKRSAVK; the protein is encoded by the coding sequence ATTGCAAAAGAGCTACATACAGGTAAACTTAAACCGTCGGATTTAGACCAGGAACTTGTACAAAAAACATACGACACTCTAAATGGTGGTGTCGCTGAAGGTTATGGTGCACGTTACCACCAATACAGCGAGCAAAACAGTGCTACAGTACAACGTTTACAACAAAATCTTTACCAGTTTTCTGCGGCTAAAACCTACCAGCAATTAGCAGAATACAATAGCTTTTTAACCGATGAAAACGGCAAAGAACGATCGTTTAACGATTTTAAAAAACTGGTATTAGACAAACACCCGAAGTACAATAAAAACTACCTGCAGGCAGAATACCAAACGGCAAAAGCGTCTGGACAAATGGCGGCTAAATGGCAGGGGTTTCAGCGTAACAAAACACGATATCCGTATTTAAAATATAAAACTGTTGGAGACGAACACGTACGCGACGACCATGCAGGTTTAGACGGTTTTATTGCTCATATAGATGATCCTATTTGGGATAGAATATACCCACCAAACGATTGGAGATGCCGTTGTTATGTAGTGCAAACTAACCAAGCTCCAGAAGACGATGCCGTACCAGACTTAAAGTTTATGAAACCTGCCTTTAGTGTAAATGTTGGTAAAACAGGCGTGGTGTTTAACGATCAAGCACACCCGTATTTTATAATCCCGAAAAAAGACGAAAAACGCATGCAAGTCGCTTTTGAAAGTATGAAGTTGCGTTTGGCCTATGGTAAAGCAAAATACACTTCGCCAACGGGCAGCAAAATATTTGTACACCCGTTTGCAGATCCAGTAGACTTGTACGACAATTACTCGAATGCGGTTTTAATTTCAAATACGCTTAAACTCAATGTAAAATTAAGACCTCATATTGATGGTGCCGTGTTACTGAATACGAAAAATCCCGAGTATCTAATTAATAATAAAACTGGTGAGCGCAAAGCTCCAGAAGGACTAAACTTTAGAAACGTGTTACGTAAAGCGGTTAAACAAGGTAGCGAGGTTGTTGTTATTGATTTAGTTGATAATCCAAACCCTTATAAAAATGTGAAAGCCGTATTAACACAGCAATTAAGCAGACAAGATAGATTTCCATCAATCAAGGAAATTATTTTAATATCTAAAGACCGTAAAACAATAGAAAGCATTAAACGAAGTGCCGTAAAATAA
- a CDS encoding phage virion morphogenesis protein encodes MNTINQMPDFMAMAEQLKLDLQSDAEIMGTDFIHNNFYKEGWHGSSFEAWEQKKQSNSYQLLRVTNYLFNSIQVASSTTERVIWEADAPYAQIHNEGGVLNIPITERSRKFFWFMFKATGEEKWKWMALTKNERFTVKIDKRQFMGDSEIFTSDWEAHAINEIITRFKHL; translated from the coding sequence ATGAATACCATAAACCAAATGCCCGATTTTATGGCTATGGCCGAACAACTAAAGCTCGACCTCCAGAGTGATGCCGAAATTATGGGTACAGATTTTATTCATAACAATTTTTATAAAGAAGGATGGCACGGATCAAGTTTTGAAGCTTGGGAGCAAAAAAAACAAAGTAACAGTTATCAATTACTTCGTGTAACAAACTATTTATTTAACTCTATCCAAGTAGCCTCTAGTACTACTGAGCGTGTAATATGGGAAGCCGATGCACCATATGCACAAATACACAATGAAGGTGGGGTTTTAAATATACCAATAACAGAACGCTCAAGAAAATTCTTTTGGTTTATGTTTAAAGCAACTGGAGAGGAAAAATGGAAATGGATGGCACTAACAAAAAATGAACGTTTTACTGTAAAAATAGATAAACGACAATTTATGGGAGACTCCGAGATCTTTACTTCAGATTGGGAAGCCCATGCAATAAACGAAATTATAACACGATTTAAACACCTTTAA